One segment of Pandoraea pnomenusa DNA contains the following:
- the gudD gene encoding glucarate dehydratase: MSRTPIVTDLRVIPVAGRDSMLLNLSGAHGPFFTRNLVILQDSAGHTGVGEVPGGEAIRQTIDDSRPYVVGQSIANIQAILGQTRRVFADRDAAGRGLQTFDLRTTIHAVTALEAALLDLLGQHLEVPVAALLGDGQQRSEVAMLGYLFFIGDRHASDLPYADNRMARDDWERVRTEVAMTPDAVVRLAEAAHARYGFQDFKLKGGVLEGDAEIEAVTSLAKRFPKARVTLDPNGAWSLSEAVRLCRDKHDVLAYAEDPCGAENGYSGREVMAEFRRITGLPTATNMIATDWRQMGHAIQLQSVDIPLADPHFWTMQGSVRVAQMCHDWGLTWGSHSNNHFDVSLAMFTHVAAAAPGKITAIDTHWIWQDGQRLTKDPLQIIDGNVRVPTAPGLGVSLDMEAVQAAHALYLEHGLGARDDSVAMQSIIPNWKFDPKRPCLVR; encoded by the coding sequence ATGAGCCGAACCCCCATCGTTACCGATCTTCGCGTCATTCCCGTTGCCGGCCGCGACAGCATGTTGCTGAACCTGAGCGGCGCCCATGGACCGTTCTTCACTCGCAATCTCGTCATTCTGCAAGACAGTGCGGGCCACACGGGGGTTGGCGAAGTCCCCGGCGGCGAAGCGATACGCCAGACAATCGACGATTCGCGTCCTTATGTCGTCGGTCAGTCGATCGCCAATATTCAGGCCATTCTCGGCCAGACACGGCGCGTTTTCGCCGACCGCGACGCTGCGGGTCGCGGCCTGCAGACCTTTGACCTTCGCACGACGATTCATGCCGTTACGGCACTGGAAGCCGCCCTTCTCGACCTGCTCGGGCAACATCTCGAAGTGCCGGTTGCCGCGCTGCTGGGCGACGGGCAACAGCGCAGCGAAGTCGCGATGCTCGGCTATCTGTTCTTCATTGGCGATCGCCATGCCAGCGATCTCCCTTACGCAGACAATCGCATGGCGCGCGACGACTGGGAGCGAGTGCGCACGGAAGTCGCGATGACACCTGATGCCGTCGTGCGGCTGGCGGAGGCCGCACACGCGCGTTACGGGTTCCAGGACTTCAAGCTCAAGGGCGGCGTGCTCGAAGGCGATGCCGAGATCGAAGCGGTGACTTCGCTCGCCAAACGCTTCCCGAAGGCGCGCGTGACGCTCGATCCGAATGGCGCATGGTCACTTTCCGAGGCAGTGCGTCTGTGTCGCGACAAGCACGATGTGCTGGCTTATGCCGAAGACCCATGCGGCGCAGAGAACGGCTATTCGGGCCGCGAAGTGATGGCGGAATTCCGTCGCATCACCGGGCTGCCGACGGCTACCAACATGATCGCAACGGATTGGCGTCAGATGGGCCACGCGATTCAGCTGCAATCCGTCGACATCCCGCTGGCCGATCCGCATTTCTGGACAATGCAGGGCTCGGTGCGAGTCGCGCAAATGTGCCATGACTGGGGCCTGACCTGGGGATCGCACTCGAACAACCACTTCGACGTCTCGCTCGCCATGTTTACGCACGTCGCCGCGGCGGCGCCGGGCAAGATCACCGCGATCGACACACACTGGATCTGGCAGGATGGACAGCGCCTCACCAAAGATCCGTTGCAGATCATCGACGGCAACGTCAGGGTACCGACCGCACCTGGACTCGGCGTTAGCCTTGATATGGAGGCGGTTCAGGCGGCACACGCACTGTACCTCGAGCACGGATTGGGGGCTCGGGACGACAGCGTTGCGATGCAATCGATCATTCCGAACTGGAAATTCGACCCGAAACGACCGTGTCTGGTCCGCTGA
- a CDS encoding MATE family efflux transporter, whose translation MWHDIKRIAGLAWPVLVGQLAVIAFGVIDTAMVGRASAFDLASLALGGSIYISVYVGLMGILVALSPIVAQLFGGGARDAIGEEVRQGFWLALFLAVPGVLILSHPQFILQLSEATPQLEARASAYLQTLAFGLPAALLFRLYSSLSTAVGLPRIVMAIQVTGLALKIPLNLALIYGVGRLGIPALGSTGCAIATTSINWVSCALGLTLMARHAKLREFGIFARFCWPNWHAIRALLKLGVPMGLSYLIEVTAFSFMAIFIARLGDVTLAGHQIAANLGALMYMLPMSIGIATSTLTAQAIGSRDFTLARRVGRRGVEFAGMLGVLLATLMWIGRPLILAAYTADPLVAAVTTPLLAIVALYHVFDALQVTAVFVLRAWKVAVVPTVIYALSLWGVGLGGGYVLGFDVGGMSPAWLHGAAGFWFANSASLGVAALGLLLYLRWVVRIKG comes from the coding sequence ATGTGGCATGACATCAAACGCATTGCCGGGCTGGCCTGGCCGGTGCTGGTCGGCCAACTGGCGGTCATCGCCTTTGGCGTGATCGACACCGCGATGGTGGGGCGCGCCTCAGCATTCGATCTCGCATCGCTCGCACTCGGCGGCTCCATTTATATTTCCGTGTACGTCGGGCTGATGGGCATTCTCGTGGCGCTCTCGCCGATCGTCGCGCAGCTGTTCGGCGGCGGCGCGCGCGACGCCATCGGCGAGGAAGTGCGTCAGGGCTTCTGGCTGGCCCTGTTCCTCGCGGTGCCGGGTGTACTCATCCTGTCGCATCCGCAGTTCATTCTGCAGCTCTCCGAGGCGACCCCGCAACTCGAGGCGAGAGCGAGCGCGTATCTGCAGACGCTAGCCTTCGGCCTGCCCGCGGCGCTGCTCTTTCGACTGTATTCCTCGCTGTCGACGGCGGTCGGTCTGCCGCGCATCGTCATGGCGATTCAGGTGACGGGGCTTGCGCTGAAAATCCCTCTGAACCTCGCGCTGATCTACGGCGTCGGGCGCCTGGGCATTCCGGCGCTCGGCAGTACCGGTTGCGCCATTGCCACGACTTCCATCAATTGGGTGTCATGCGCACTGGGACTCACGCTCATGGCGCGTCACGCCAAGCTCCGCGAGTTCGGCATCTTCGCGCGATTCTGCTGGCCGAACTGGCATGCCATTCGCGCTCTGCTCAAGCTCGGCGTGCCGATGGGGCTGAGCTACCTGATCGAGGTGACGGCGTTCTCGTTCATGGCGATCTTCATTGCACGCCTGGGCGACGTTACGCTCGCCGGACATCAGATTGCCGCAAACCTCGGTGCGCTCATGTATATGCTGCCGATGTCGATCGGCATTGCGACCTCGACGCTCACCGCCCAGGCGATCGGCTCGCGCGACTTTACGCTGGCTCGCCGGGTCGGACGCAGGGGCGTGGAGTTTGCCGGCATGTTGGGCGTGCTGCTCGCAACGCTCATGTGGATCGGCCGCCCGTTGATCCTGGCCGCGTACACCGCCGACCCGCTCGTGGCCGCCGTCACGACCCCGCTGCTCGCGATCGTTGCCCTGTATCACGTGTTCGATGCGCTGCAAGTGACCGCGGTCTTCGTGCTCCGCGCGTGGAAGGTCGCCGTGGTGCCCACGGTTATCTACGCGCTGTCGCTCTGGGGCGTTGGCCTGGGTGGCGGCTATGTATTGGGTTTCGATGTCGGCGGAATGTCGCCGGCATGGCTTCACGGCGCCGCCGGCTTCTGGTTCGCGAACAGTGCGAGCCTGGGTGTCGCCGCCCTCGGTCTGCTCCTTTACCTGCGCTGGGTCGTACGCATCAAAGGCTGA
- a CDS encoding ArnT family glycosyltransferase yields MKRVRITASATSALPRSLLIAICVIYVLAGLFGRDPWKNEDAAGFGVMWTMAHGHLSDWLLPNIAGKPIYDSGPLVSWLGALAIRAFSWLDAPDAARVVTGLCFYATCTFIWYGTYLLGRRPEVQPFKYAFGGEPEPRDYGRTLADGALLILLACFGLAERGHETTSTVGQLTLISMAIYGLVRSLDKPRQGAMWFGLALGGMALASSPMMVLSLWIAGIAAAIVCRQLPLRMLLLVATPVALLIACTWPLAALKLADGARQWLGEWADIGVDTFSGPSLASLSYIAKNLALFAWPAWPLAAWSLYSWRGMRRAPHIAIALAFAIVILVLIVLQAHQGNQLFMLALPALSIIAAFGLPTLKRGTVNAIDWFAVLSFTVLAGFVWIVWLAGITGFPASTARNLRRLVPGFQPEFSWITLISALIVTGAWVALVAWRVSRSPKVLWRSVVLSSGGTTLMWVLLMTLWLPVVNYGRTYRDVAAQIAAHLPADYTCIRTARVGDAQLASFAYFGKMHFGSADDDCDVLLRQDSQDYSEPLSLAPYEWRQLWEGRRAADRDERFRLYVLQERPWRRAARPR; encoded by the coding sequence ATGAAACGAGTTCGCATCACTGCCTCCGCCACCAGCGCGCTGCCCCGCTCGCTGCTCATCGCCATTTGCGTCATCTATGTGCTGGCGGGGTTGTTCGGTCGCGACCCGTGGAAAAACGAGGATGCAGCGGGCTTCGGCGTGATGTGGACGATGGCGCACGGCCACCTGTCGGACTGGCTGCTGCCCAACATCGCCGGCAAACCCATTTATGACAGCGGGCCGCTGGTCTCGTGGCTCGGAGCGCTCGCCATTCGCGCCTTCTCGTGGCTCGACGCACCCGACGCCGCTCGCGTCGTCACCGGCCTTTGCTTTTACGCGACCTGCACCTTCATCTGGTACGGCACGTACTTGCTGGGCCGTCGGCCCGAAGTCCAGCCGTTCAAGTATGCCTTCGGCGGCGAACCCGAGCCGCGCGACTACGGACGTACCCTCGCCGACGGCGCCCTGCTGATTCTGCTTGCCTGCTTCGGCCTGGCCGAACGCGGCCACGAAACGACGTCCACCGTCGGTCAGCTCACGTTGATTTCCATGGCCATCTACGGTCTGGTGCGCAGTCTCGACAAGCCGCGCCAGGGCGCCATGTGGTTCGGTCTTGCCCTCGGCGGGATGGCGCTCGCCTCGTCGCCGATGATGGTGCTCTCGCTATGGATTGCCGGCATCGCTGCGGCAATCGTGTGTCGCCAGTTGCCGCTGCGCATGCTGCTGCTGGTGGCCACGCCCGTCGCACTGCTCATCGCCTGCACCTGGCCGCTCGCCGCGTTGAAACTGGCCGATGGCGCGCGGCAATGGCTCGGCGAGTGGGCGGACATCGGCGTCGATACGTTCAGCGGCCCATCGCTCGCGTCGCTGAGCTATATCGCGAAAAACCTCGCGCTGTTCGCCTGGCCGGCGTGGCCGCTGGCCGCCTGGTCCCTGTACTCATGGCGCGGTATGCGACGCGCCCCACACATCGCGATCGCACTGGCCTTCGCCATCGTGATACTGGTGCTGATCGTGCTTCAGGCGCATCAGGGCAACCAGCTCTTCATGCTCGCGCTACCGGCATTGTCGATCATCGCCGCGTTTGGCCTGCCCACGCTCAAACGCGGCACGGTCAACGCCATCGACTGGTTTGCCGTGTTGTCCTTTACCGTGCTGGCCGGCTTCGTCTGGATCGTGTGGCTCGCCGGCATTACCGGATTTCCGGCGTCCACGGCGCGTAACCTGCGTCGCCTGGTGCCGGGCTTTCAGCCCGAGTTCAGTTGGATCACGCTGATAAGTGCGCTGATCGTGACCGGCGCCTGGGTCGCACTGGTGGCCTGGCGCGTGTCGCGCAGCCCCAAGGTGCTGTGGCGCAGCGTCGTGCTGTCCTCGGGAGGCACCACGCTCATGTGGGTGCTGCTCATGACGCTGTGGCTGCCGGTCGTGAACTACGGCCGGACGTATCGCGACGTTGCCGCACAGATCGCCGCGCATCTTCCCGCCGATTACACATGCATTCGCACTGCGCGCGTGGGCGATGCACAGTTGGCGTCGTTCGCCTACTTCGGCAAGATGCACTTCGGCTCGGCCGACGACGACTGCGACGTGCTGTTACGCCAGGACTCGCAAGATTACAGCGAACCGCTCTCGCTCGCACCTTACGAGTGGCGCCAATTGTGGGAAGGCCGCCGTGCGGCCGACCGCGACGAGCGCTTCCGTCTCTACGTGCTGCAGGAGCGTCCGTGGCGTCGTGCCGCGCGGCCACGCTGA
- a CDS encoding type B 50S ribosomal protein L31 translates to MKEGIHPVYREVLFRDMTPGVDFEFITRSTIQTKETAEKDGKTYPLVKMDTSSASHNFYTGEQRIMDTAGRVDKFRQKFGNRAGGKIA, encoded by the coding sequence ATGAAAGAAGGCATCCACCCGGTTTACCGCGAAGTCCTGTTCCGCGACATGACGCCCGGCGTCGACTTCGAGTTCATCACCCGCTCGACGATCCAGACCAAGGAAACGGCCGAGAAGGATGGCAAGACCTATCCGCTCGTGAAGATGGATACGTCGTCGGCTTCTCACAACTTCTACACGGGCGAACAGCGCATCATGGACACGGCCGGCCGTGTCGACAAGTTCCGTCAGAAGTTCGGCAATCGCGCCGGCGGCAAGATCGCCTGA
- a CDS encoding zinc-dependent peptidase has translation MLKTLLARLKLSPSRPEIDDAIWQEVVAALPFLARRSAADLDKLRHLATDFLASKHFSTAHDLVLTEAMCVSVAAQACLPILHLPSALYRGWTGIVLYPGEFLIRKTVQDDAGVVHDVEQEASGEAWEGGPVLLSWQDVQASDVLAYNVVIHEFVHKIDMEGGEADGVPPMLRRLHGDLTTQAWCDVFDPAYEAFCHHVANVPDDRWEAFCATSLLDPYATEHESEFFAVCAEAFFVAPEAFRDEYPALYTLFSRYFLQDPAAPADGGGGVPGTSAPRPGATP, from the coding sequence ATGCTCAAGACTCTGCTTGCTCGCCTGAAGCTCTCGCCCAGCCGCCCGGAAATCGACGATGCCATATGGCAGGAAGTGGTGGCGGCCCTGCCGTTTCTGGCACGCCGCAGCGCCGCCGATCTCGACAAGTTGCGTCATCTGGCGACCGACTTCCTCGCCAGCAAGCACTTCTCCACCGCGCACGACCTGGTGCTGACCGAAGCCATGTGCGTTTCGGTGGCCGCTCAGGCCTGCCTGCCGATTCTTCATCTGCCAAGCGCCCTTTATCGCGGATGGACCGGCATCGTGCTCTATCCGGGCGAATTCCTGATTCGCAAGACGGTGCAGGACGACGCGGGCGTGGTTCACGACGTCGAACAGGAGGCGAGCGGCGAAGCCTGGGAAGGCGGCCCCGTGCTGCTCTCATGGCAAGACGTGCAAGCGAGCGATGTCCTCGCGTACAACGTGGTGATTCACGAATTCGTCCACAAGATCGACATGGAAGGCGGCGAAGCGGACGGCGTGCCGCCGATGTTGCGCCGCCTGCATGGCGACCTGACGACGCAAGCATGGTGCGACGTGTTCGACCCGGCCTACGAGGCGTTCTGCCACCATGTGGCGAACGTACCGGACGATCGCTGGGAGGCGTTTTGCGCAACGTCGCTCCTAGACCCCTATGCGACGGAACACGAGTCGGAGTTTTTCGCCGTGTGTGCCGAGGCTTTTTTTGTGGCACCGGAAGCGTTTCGCGACGAATACCCGGCCCTGTACACTCTGTTTTCGCGCTACTTCCTGCAAGATCCGGCCGCCCCGGCCGACGGCGGCGGCGGGGTGCCGGGCACGTCGGCGCCGCGCCCCGGCGCAACCCCATGA
- a CDS encoding FAD-binding oxidoreductase: protein MNDARLLTACRDLLGHDHVLTDTADTVAYLTDQRKRYTGRALAVVRPANAEQVAAIVRLCHMHRVPMVPQGGNTGLVGGATPDDSGRQIVISLRRLDRIREVDAANMTLTAEAGCLLANVQAAAAAVQRLFPLSLAAEGSCTIGGNLATNAGGTAVLRYGNARELCLGLEVVTPQGELWDGLRGLRKDNTGYDLRDLFVGAEGTLGLITAATLKLFAQPAARTTALAALDSPAQALALLNLAQRMAGPLLTGFELMSDFCLQLVAQVFPQQRYPFAQSHPQAVLLELSDIEDETHARDLLERLLNAAADDGIVRDAIVANSLAQSNALWHLRESIPLAQSATGLNIKHDIAVPVSQVPAFLDATDPIVQRIAPGARMVTFGHLGDGNLHYNVMAPPGVDPARFLDQYQASVSAAVHDSVHAHRGTISAEHGLGQYKRDASAHYKSAVEMALMRRLKAAFDPDGLMNPGKVLPD, encoded by the coding sequence ATGAACGACGCTCGCTTGCTCACGGCCTGTCGCGACCTGCTCGGCCACGACCATGTGCTGACCGACACCGCGGACACCGTGGCTTATCTGACCGATCAACGCAAACGCTACACCGGACGCGCACTGGCGGTCGTTCGCCCCGCGAACGCCGAACAGGTCGCCGCCATTGTCAGGTTGTGCCACATGCATCGCGTGCCCATGGTGCCGCAAGGGGGCAATACCGGCCTCGTCGGCGGTGCGACCCCCGACGACAGCGGCCGCCAGATCGTGATCAGCCTGCGCCGCCTCGACCGCATTCGCGAGGTCGACGCCGCAAACATGACGCTGACCGCCGAAGCCGGTTGCCTGCTCGCCAACGTCCAAGCCGCGGCGGCCGCGGTGCAGCGGCTTTTCCCGCTGAGCCTGGCCGCCGAAGGCAGTTGCACGATCGGCGGCAACCTCGCCACGAACGCGGGCGGCACCGCCGTGCTGCGTTACGGCAACGCGCGCGAGCTGTGTCTCGGGCTGGAAGTCGTCACGCCGCAAGGTGAACTGTGGGACGGCCTGCGCGGGCTGCGCAAGGACAACACCGGTTACGATCTGCGAGACCTGTTCGTTGGCGCGGAGGGCACGCTCGGGCTGATCACCGCCGCGACGCTCAAACTCTTCGCGCAACCCGCCGCCCGCACGACAGCGCTCGCCGCGCTCGATAGCCCGGCGCAGGCGCTGGCCTTGCTCAATCTGGCGCAGCGCATGGCCGGACCGTTGCTTACCGGCTTCGAGTTGATGTCCGACTTCTGCCTGCAACTCGTGGCGCAGGTCTTCCCTCAGCAGCGTTATCCTTTCGCGCAATCGCATCCCCAGGCCGTGCTGCTCGAACTCTCCGACATCGAGGACGAAACCCATGCCCGCGACCTGTTGGAGCGCTTGCTCAACGCCGCCGCGGACGACGGCATCGTGCGCGACGCCATTGTCGCGAACAGTCTCGCCCAATCGAATGCGCTCTGGCATTTGCGAGAGAGCATCCCGCTCGCGCAGTCGGCCACCGGGCTCAACATCAAGCACGACATCGCCGTGCCCGTGTCACAGGTTCCGGCCTTTCTCGACGCGACCGATCCGATCGTGCAGCGCATCGCGCCCGGCGCGCGCATGGTCACCTTCGGCCATCTTGGCGACGGGAATCTGCATTACAACGTGATGGCGCCGCCCGGGGTCGATCCCGCACGCTTCCTGGATCAGTATCAGGCCTCGGTGAGCGCCGCCGTCCATGACAGCGTGCATGCGCATCGCGGCACGATCAGCGCCGAACACGGCCTCGGACAATACAAGCGCGACGCATCGGCGCACTACAAGTCGGCCGTCGAAATGGCGTTGATGCGCCGGCTGAAAGCGGCGTTCGATCCAGATGGGCTCATGAATCCCGGCAAGGTGCTGCCGGATTGA
- a CDS encoding DUF2069 domain-containing protein produces MPPDPTTSPSATSVSSGASPLLRRISIASLLALIALSVAWELWLAPLRPGGSWLVLKALLLLLPLRGVLRGDLYTLQWSSMFILLFLAEGVVRGMSDTGASATLAWIETALCVIFFFATVFYLRPFKRAAKARAAVTR; encoded by the coding sequence ATGCCGCCCGACCCGACCACAAGTCCATCAGCGACGAGCGTATCGTCGGGCGCCTCGCCATTGCTGCGCCGGATCAGCATCGCGAGCCTGCTGGCATTGATCGCATTGTCCGTCGCATGGGAGCTGTGGCTCGCGCCGCTGCGCCCAGGGGGATCGTGGCTGGTGCTCAAGGCCCTGCTATTGCTGCTACCGCTGCGAGGCGTGCTGCGAGGCGACCTGTATACGCTCCAGTGGTCGAGCATGTTCATTCTGCTGTTCCTCGCCGAAGGCGTGGTGCGCGGCATGTCCGACACCGGAGCGTCCGCCACGCTCGCGTGGATCGAAACGGCGCTGTGCGTGATTTTCTTTTTCGCGACCGTCTTTTACCTGCGCCCCTTCAAGCGCGCGGCAAAGGCGCGTGCCGCCGTCACCCGATAG
- the wrbA gene encoding NAD(P)H:quinone oxidoreductase translates to MTEILVLYYSRHGTTAQLAQCIAAGIDSVPGAQARVRTVPAVSTVCEAAAPDIPDSGPPYVELRDLEECAGLALGSPTRFGNMAAALKYFLDGTTPQWLSGALSGKPACVFTSSASLHGGQESTLLSMMIPLLHHGMLLMGLPYTEPALSSTRTGGSPYGATHFAHDGNPLSADERQLASALGARLARAACKLAE, encoded by the coding sequence ATGACCGAAATCCTCGTCCTGTACTACAGCCGCCACGGCACCACGGCACAACTTGCGCAGTGTATCGCCGCCGGCATCGACAGCGTGCCCGGCGCTCAGGCGCGGGTGCGCACCGTTCCCGCCGTATCGACCGTCTGCGAGGCCGCCGCGCCGGACATTCCCGACAGCGGGCCGCCGTATGTCGAATTGCGCGATCTGGAAGAATGCGCCGGACTCGCCCTGGGCTCGCCCACGCGCTTCGGCAACATGGCCGCCGCGCTGAAGTACTTCCTCGACGGCACCACGCCGCAATGGCTCTCCGGCGCGCTTTCGGGCAAACCGGCCTGCGTATTCACCTCCAGCGCAAGTTTGCATGGGGGTCAGGAGAGCACCTTGCTCTCGATGATGATTCCGCTGCTGCATCACGGCATGCTGCTCATGGGATTGCCGTACACCGAACCGGCGCTCTCGAGCACCCGCACCGGCGGCTCCCCCTATGGCGCCACGCACTTCGCACACGATGGCAACCCGCTGTCCGCGGACGAACGTCAACTGGCGTCGGCGCTGGGTGCGCGACTCGCACGCGCCGCCTGCAAGCTGGCAGAATGA
- a CDS encoding YihY family inner membrane protein has translation MPKVPRVNWNNVRQLLRYALARAQDDRIPQVAGSLTFTSILSIVPLFAVTFALFTAFPIFNSFRDALQGFLLEHLMPESVNAQIFKYLNQFASKATGLTAFGLVGLLVTAVLTLMTIESAFNVIWRVPRPRPLAQRLIIYWSLLTLGPLLFGVSLSISSYIFTQSMSLVSTMPPAVASLLSLIPPALTSVAFMLMYVYMPNCKVEWRDALVGGIVAAIAFDLTKRGFGMYIRRFPTYTAVYGAFAAVPIFLLWVYLSWLVALLGATITSVLPALRLGHFQYPRFPGSDLLDGLTLIYLLNQDREAGRGGLTTQQLARAMRTSLEHANDLLTRLERMSWVGRLSMQPPAERWLLLANPRKTTLAPLVAQLALNVDELARQLERHALDGAHVAAMLREGNWDVPLADALPCDIGADDATGQCGDGRVDAANGMRGASNAGR, from the coding sequence TTGCCCAAGGTACCCCGTGTAAACTGGAACAACGTTCGACAACTGCTGCGATACGCGTTGGCGCGGGCGCAGGACGACCGGATTCCGCAAGTGGCGGGGAGTCTCACGTTTACCTCGATCCTGTCGATCGTGCCGCTGTTTGCCGTGACCTTTGCGCTGTTCACGGCCTTCCCGATCTTCAATTCGTTTCGCGACGCGCTGCAGGGGTTCCTGCTCGAGCACCTGATGCCCGAGAGCGTCAACGCGCAGATTTTCAAATACCTGAACCAGTTCGCCTCGAAGGCGACGGGACTGACGGCGTTCGGTCTGGTCGGTTTGCTGGTGACGGCCGTACTTACGTTGATGACGATCGAGTCGGCGTTCAATGTGATCTGGCGGGTGCCGCGACCACGTCCGCTCGCGCAGCGACTGATCATCTACTGGAGTCTGCTCACGTTGGGGCCGCTGCTGTTCGGCGTGAGTCTGTCGATCAGTTCGTATATCTTCACGCAGTCGATGTCGCTGGTGAGCACCATGCCGCCCGCGGTGGCTTCTCTGCTCAGTCTGATCCCGCCGGCCCTCACAAGTGTGGCGTTCATGCTGATGTATGTGTACATGCCGAATTGCAAGGTGGAGTGGCGCGACGCGCTCGTGGGCGGCATCGTCGCCGCGATCGCGTTCGATCTGACCAAGCGCGGCTTCGGCATGTACATTCGCCGGTTCCCGACCTACACGGCGGTGTATGGCGCATTTGCCGCGGTGCCGATTTTTCTGCTGTGGGTGTATCTGTCGTGGCTGGTGGCACTGCTCGGCGCCACGATTACATCGGTGCTGCCGGCCTTGCGCCTGGGACATTTTCAGTATCCGCGCTTTCCCGGCAGCGACCTGCTCGACGGCCTGACGCTCATCTACCTGCTCAATCAGGACCGTGAAGCGGGCCGCGGAGGGCTCACGACCCAGCAGCTCGCGCGGGCCATGCGCACCAGTCTCGAGCACGCCAACGACCTGCTCACGCGTCTCGAGCGGATGAGCTGGGTGGGCAGGCTGTCGATGCAACCGCCTGCCGAGCGCTGGCTGCTGCTGGCGAACCCGCGCAAGACCACGCTGGCACCACTGGTCGCGCAACTGGCGCTCAATGTCGACGAATTGGCGCGGCAACTGGAGCGCCATGCGCTCGATGGCGCGCACGTGGCGGCGATGCTTCGCGAGGGCAATTGGGACGTGCCGCTCGCCGACGCGCTTCCTTGCGACATCGGGGCCGATGACGCCACTGGGCAATGTGGCGACGGCCGTGTCGATGCGGCGAACGGCATGCGCGGCGCCAGTAACGCGGGGCGCTAA
- a CDS encoding DUF962 domain-containing protein, which translates to MRNTHDSAPAFHRFADFYPFYLGEHRNPVCRRLHFAGSWGVIAFVVAFAVTGNMGWLPAAIVCGYGFAWIGHFFFEKNRPATFRHPLYSLMGDWVMFRDICLGRIKL; encoded by the coding sequence ATGCGAAATACGCACGACAGCGCACCGGCGTTTCACCGGTTCGCGGACTTCTATCCGTTCTATCTCGGCGAGCATCGCAATCCCGTCTGCCGCCGCCTGCACTTCGCCGGTTCGTGGGGCGTGATCGCCTTTGTCGTGGCATTCGCCGTGACCGGCAATATGGGGTGGCTGCCCGCCGCCATCGTATGCGGCTACGGATTCGCCTGGATCGGGCACTTCTTCTTCGAGAAGAACCGCCCCGCCACCTTTCGTCACCCGCTCTACAGCCTGATGGGCGACTGGGTCATGTTTCGGGACATCTGCCTCGGGCGAATCAAGCTTTAG
- a CDS encoding alpha/beta fold hydrolase — protein sequence MNLEIAGNDVYAYTAGKPIQPEQPTVVFLHGAQHDHSVWGLQSRYLANHGMNVLALDLPGHHRSTGAPLRTIGEMTDHVVAVLDAVGIREATWVGHSMGSLVALDAAARHPARVTRIALVGTAYPMKVSDALLEAAAQREPEAIALVNAWSHSTLAAKPSAPGPGFWTWGGNQRLMERVAQRNPAKVFLTDFEACNRYDQGANAAARVTCPVLAVLGKRDQMTPPRAAQGLLDALRAAGAAVSVTVVDAGHAIMTEQPDALLDALRQFVRH from the coding sequence ATGAACTTGGAGATCGCGGGAAACGACGTCTACGCCTACACGGCAGGCAAACCGATCCAGCCCGAACAACCCACCGTGGTGTTCCTGCATGGAGCACAGCACGATCACAGCGTCTGGGGGCTACAGAGCCGGTATCTCGCCAATCACGGCATGAACGTGCTCGCGCTGGATCTGCCCGGGCACCACCGAAGCACCGGCGCGCCCTTGCGCACGATCGGCGAGATGACCGATCACGTCGTGGCCGTCCTCGATGCGGTCGGCATTCGCGAGGCCACCTGGGTGGGGCACAGCATGGGATCGTTGGTTGCGCTCGACGCCGCCGCCCGACATCCGGCGCGGGTGACGCGCATCGCCCTGGTGGGCACGGCGTATCCGATGAAAGTGTCCGATGCGTTGCTCGAAGCTGCCGCGCAGCGGGAGCCCGAGGCCATCGCGCTCGTCAACGCCTGGTCGCACAGCACACTGGCCGCCAAGCCGTCGGCGCCGGGGCCCGGCTTCTGGACCTGGGGCGGCAATCAGCGGTTGATGGAACGCGTCGCGCAACGCAATCCGGCGAAAGTCTTCCTCACCGACTTCGAGGCTTGCAATCGCTACGATCAAGGCGCCAACGCCGCCGCGCGCGTAACGTGCCCAGTGCTTGCCGTGCTGGGCAAACGCGACCAGATGACGCCCCCACGCGCCGCGCAGGGGCTGCTCGACGCGCTACGCGCGGCTGGCGCGGCGGTGAGCGTCACCGTCGTCGACGCCGGGCACGCCATCATGACCGAACAGCCCGACGCCCTGCTCGATGCGCTCAGGCAATTCGTGCGACACTGA